From Serinus canaria isolate serCan28SL12 chromosome 24, serCan2020, whole genome shotgun sequence, one genomic window encodes:
- the LOC127060431 gene encoding uncharacterized protein LOC127060431, which yields MSPAGTGQPPHCQNPESGTAGLGWWGYSFLRGCLVSWSWAVGSLLPQELLGVLELGSGVTPSSGGAGVVSWSWAVGSLLPQGLLGVLELGSGVIPSSGTAGCPGAGQWGHSFLTSWKSWSSFWAGPGNPRRSQEQIQECGGKQGRGDFCSMSLRSVFPPVSALSKAQCPRLCLPPLCQCLSSPAGNSSPTSSRRDLSSLALTAPSLPGLAVLAGQPQAGASFLVLNPSLSSCHGALGKHWSFPLELGLIPALEPPCCLLFASLSHQLTVEPTGFTLQKGSSQTPESQPNLSSLWSIWNSEFGPFLREGWELWDLSLHFLGWCLKRCC from the exons atgagcccagcaggcacagggcagcccccaCACTGCCAAAATCCTGAGTCAGggactgctgggctggggtggtggGGTTACTCCTTCCTCAGGGGGTGCTTGgtgtcctggagctgggcagtgggGTCACTCcttcctcaggagctgctgggtgtcctggagctgggcagtgggGTCACTCCTTCCtcagggggtgctggggtggtgtcctggagctgggcagtgggGTCACTCCTTCCtcagggg ctgctgggtgtcctggagctgggcagtgggGTCATTCCTTCCTCAGGGACTGCTGGgtgtcctggagctgggcagtgggGTCACTCCTTCCTCACctcctggaagagctggagcagcttttgggcagggccagggaatCCCAGAAGGTCCCAAGAGCAGATTCAGGAGTGtggtgggaagcagggaaggggagattTCTGTTCCATGAGCCTCAGGAGTGTTTTCcctcctgtctctgctctgaGCAAAGCCCAgtgccccaggctctgcctccctccacTGTGCCAATGCCTCTCATCTCCAGCAG gaaattcctcacccaccagcagcaggagggatctctccagcctggcactgacaGCTCCAAGTCTGCCTGGCCTGGCAGTGTTGGCAGGGCAGCCACAAGCAGGAGCATCCTTCCTTGTCCTGAATccatccctcagctcctgccacgGTGCTCTGGGCAAACACTGGAGCTTCCCACTGGAGCTTGGTCTGATTCCAGCTCTTGAGCCCCCTTGCTGTCTCCTTTTTGCTTCCCTGAGTCACCAGCTGACTGTGGAGCCCACTGGTTTTACTCTGCAGAAAGGCTCATCCCAAACTCCAGAGTCACAGCCAAACCTCTCCAGCCTCTGGAGCATCTGGAATTCAGAGTTTGGGCCTTTCCTGAGGGAGGGTTGGGAGCTCTGGGATTTGAGTCTCCATTTTTTGGGGTGGTGTCTCAAGAGGTGCTGCTGA